The DNA sequence tggtttcaGCTTCAGCCTCACCCCCCTGCTGTTATTGCCCTGGATAGGAAAACAACAGGCAAAGAGGACAtcattctccccccaccacatgaGGCTAATAATTGCACATGATAGTGTGCATGCATCAGTTTTACTTAGTAAAACCACATTGTCCCCAACCCAGATCCCCCCATGTTCATTTTAGACTCTGAGAAGCAAGGTGGGAGATACGATGCTCTTTGAAGGATAAAATCCCTAGTCCAGCCTGCATAGATATGAAGTTAGTACAGCTGTTCAGTTGCTCCTATAAGAAGAGTGAACAGAAATAAGACCAGCATGACAGGTGTAGCCACTGTTAAAAGCCAAGCAACTACTGTGACATTCCACCTGGCGCCCTCAGACAAGCTATAAATTGTTTCCTTGACTTGGAACAACATTTGTTTTGACATCCAGTTTAAATAAAATTTGCACAGATAGTTCTGAGAGCAGCTAGAGTAAGTTAAGCTATCACTTTAGTAATATTAGGGATCTTATATGAAGAAAGGGAAGATAAGTtaatattgtatttttaaaatgtaagtcATTTTGGGTTTTTAGGGTGAAAaatgagatataaataaaataaatcaatcatACGGTGAAACTGCCCCTGGCCTAGACCATTTCAGATAGTAGATGGGAAATCACATGACTGACTGCTACCCCATACATTAAAAAAAGCCTCTTATCACATAGAAAACTATGGAAACCAGAGAGAAGGACCAGCCTTTACCCTGATGTATTAGTTTTCTCAGTGCCATGCTTTTTCTTTCATGCGGGAGCATTCATCATGGAATTCTTACTTGCAGTCTGCAATGGTACAGTTATAAGAACGGCTGTACAAATGCTCAGTTAGTTGTCTGGAatattttaaaggtaaaggtagtcccctgtgcaagcaccgagttgttaccgacccatggggtgaggacacatcatgacgttttcttggcagactttttacagggggaGGGTGtgtcattgtcttccccagtcacctacactttacccccagaaagctgggtattcattttaccgacctcagaagtatgaaaggctgagtcaactgtgaggtggcttcctgaacccagcttccaccaggatggaactcaggtcatgagcagagcttggagtgcagtactgcagtttaccactctgtgccatggggctccttcatCTGGAATATTTTAGCCATATGTGATTGGAACTCAGAAGTGGaacccattaaaatcaatggagtTGTGCCTGTATTCATTCAAACAGTTTATCCCCATTTTACATTGAATTTTGCATAAGCTCTGCATCAAGAAGATAATTTGTCTGAAGGGTCCTTCTTATGGTGGACTCCATAGTTGTACTTTGGGTTCTATACAGAGAGTAAACTTCCAAGTATTAGCTTTGCTAACTTACTTAATAAAGATACAGAGAACTGATCCTAGGATCCAACTGTGCTGCAGTTATCATCTAAAAATGTAGACTGCCAATACTTTCCAGAAAGTGCAGGTATGCTTCCTTACAACACTCCCCTTACCCAAGCAATTAGAAGGTTCATAGTACCTGGGTTTGTAGATGAGAACATTAGGATCTTATAGTATTTTATAATTATTTGCATTGACAAACAGAACACATGTAGAGGCAAAGAGCTACTGCTATGGAGCAGAAATTCTGCTAACACAAATCACCAGAAATATAAGAGAGGTTTACATCAGTTCACAGCTCTCGCTGTCTGCTCTCTGTCTCCCAAACTCAAACTTCCATCCCTCCCCCTCACCTTCCTACCCGTACCTTCCCCCCAGCTGGAAAGGGTCACCTTCTTCAAGTTGTCATGGCTACTTGAACAGAGCTATTAGGTGACCATGCCATAATAATTATCACCTGCTGTGGAAACAGTAGCCAACAATTTGGGGTCATTAACTCATCAAAGAAATGGTCGGTCAGTAGGCACAACAGCATTCCTGgataagcccacatggaaaagTCAACCAGTTCTTTTTGTCTGCATACACTGGGACCTTGCAATCCCCATGATAGCCAATGGAAAATTAGGATTAAGTGTTATATCTGACTCTGCCCTGAGGATGCTCTGTTCCTGGTAAGGACAACCAGTCCCTTCAGATATGGAGAGAGAGGTTGTTGGGGAAACAAAGATAATGTAAATAAAACCCATAGGGTTCTAAAAAAGGTGATgggtggaattagggttgccaacctccaggtagcacctgtaGAGCTCCTGTGATTACAAATGATTTACAGATGCTCAAGATCAATTCTtcaggggaaaatggctgctttggagaatgggctgtatggcattatactctgcttaGGTCTTTCATctccccaaatccctccctcctccatccccccaaatctccacatatttcccaagtcagagctggcaattctagaCAGAACAAATGTCAAGTGTGGTGATGTCAACTGTTATTTCCTCCTCTAATTTCAGGCATTTTATGCCAAACTTGGTGCCTCCTAAGATCCCTGATGGAGAGAGAGTAGACTTTGATGTGAGTATTGACCAGTCTCAAGCCAAATGAACAAGTTCTTTCACACCTCACATTTCATGACAATTTTCtttgtatgagaaaagggaaCCAAATCTTGCCCATACCCTTTCCTGCCTTGTAGGATATTCACCGCAAGCGAATGGAGAAGGATCTGAATGAACTGCAAGCCCTTATTGAGGCTCATTTTgagaacaggaagaaggaagaggaagaactgaTATCACTAAAGGACAGAATTGTATGTCAAAAAGCTCCGTACCATTTCCCGGGCACCAATAATGACTGGAAGTTACTCTTAAGTGGTCTGGCTCAACCCTCTGTCACACTGTGCTACTGAGAGTGGTAGTCAACAACTAAATGTCAAGGCCATAACTAATTTTGCAGCCATAGTAGTATATGATCCTAAAATAGCCATCAGGATTAGGGGTCACAGTTACCAGACTGAAAcattttcattcatttatttaatacACTTATCTTGCTGTCTTACTTCCTTATAGagctcaaaatggcttacaagcACAGATAAaaacacacagaataaatatagTAAAAGcataaaaccaaaatttaaaatcattaTTAAGGACTGCTACTAAACTTAACCAAATGCAGTCCTCAATAAAACCGCGTTTAACTGCCTCTTAAAGACAAAAAGTGAGGGGGTTAAGTGCATTTCCCTTGGGAGGTTGTCATGGGGCTgttactgaaaaggccctgcatTGCTTCCTCACAAAATGAGCTTATTTGATTGATGGGATAATCAGGAAGGCCTCTGCCTGTGCTCTTAATTCTTGGACAGGAACATATGGGAAAAGTCAGTTCTCCAGATAACCCAGTCCAGAGTaatttagggctttaaagtacTATTTCCAGACCTTGAGTTGGGTTCAGGAGTGGATCAGTAGCCAGTATAATTATTGTAATATTGGGGTCACATGCTCCTGATAGCTGGCTTCAAACATCAGTCTAACATCATACATTTAGTATTTAGTCAAATGCAAGATTAGGTTTTTTCATAAGTATGCCATCATAAAAAAGGGGGGGCGGTCATCTTATGTCTATACAAATTACTATTATGTCCAGTGATTATTTTGTTGGTGCACTTATAACATTTTTAATGGGATTGTCTTACATTCAGGGTtatcttcctttcaagtaaatacAGTAATATTGCAATCTAAAGTTGCAGTTCTAAGGACATTTAATTAGGAATGGTAATTGGACTTCCTTCATGTTTTATCCCCAAGTATATTTACTAatattttatttggtttttatGTGTTTAAGAGGCAGGGAACTGGAACATCTGCACATGGGCTGGCTTTTCAAAACAAGCGACGTTAGGCACCAGATTTTGGGCCCCAGTAAGAGGTAGCAAATTGAACTATTTAATTAAAGGTTTACTACTGGAAAAAAGACTGTCATTTTGGGATTTCTTGCCTCAGGCATCAAAATATTTCTGTCTGGTTTTCCTAAAAGCATTCATGTTTTaacatgttttaaacatgttttgttcgttcgttcgttcattcattcattcattcattcattcattcattcattcattcgtttgtttgtttattagacTTTTATACTGCCCTCCCTGTGAGCAGGGAGGTTCATAAcatttaacaattttttttttaaatgtaacaaCCTTGACTCTGCCAGGCCATACCTGTCAATATTTAGAAGGGTAGGGCAGATACTCATTTGAGTATCATCAGGACTCCCTTGATAATCTGTGAGGCTTTCTTCCTACAGGAACAGCGGAGAGCAGAACGAGCTGAGCAGCAACGGATTCGTAGCGAACAAGAAAAAGAACGACAGGCCCGTTTGGCTGTGAGTATCcatggccgaggtcagacgcacataaactgatgagatgggcatggatgaaagccagatgcatgttggattttatgcggttgtccaaacatcagcatctggcaatggtcgttggctcgttcgtgtcccgaactgccacaactgagacacggacttttttgacagtacattaaatccggaataagaatgcttccgatgactcctgcgagtactttctatgtttgaatgcgcCATTGTAGCCActtgtcgcaagcgcacatccgcttccctgcgagagcccactccaaatgatatcattgcgccagcaattgttgactcagccttccaatcttctgagatcggtaaaatatgcacccagcttgctgggggggggggggaactatagatgactggggaaggcaatggaaaaccaccccataaaaggtctgccatgaaaactttgtgaaagcagcgacaccccagagttgaaaacgactggtgcttgcacaggggacctttcctaaatggggggggggatgcagatcgcccacctttgctgtctccctgccaggggaggaagaatgggggggggaggaagatcatccACCTTTGcagtctccccgccaggcggagagacagcaaagagagttgccgtgctcccccccatttaaacatcacggcgaggtgtttaaatggggggggggaggaggaagatcactcacctttgctgtctccccatcaggcggagagacagcaaagagagttgccgtgctcccccccatttaaacaccatgtcaGGGTGttttaaatgggaagggggaggaagatcccccacctttgccgtctccccaccaggcagagagacagcaaagagagttgccgtcccccccatttaaacaccacgtcgaggtgtttaaatgggggggggaggaagatcacccacctttgctgtttccccgccaggcggagagacagcaaagagagttgctgtgctccccccccatttaaacaccacgttggggtgtttaaatggaggggggaggaagatcacccacctttgctgtctccccgtcaggcggagagacagcaaagagagttgtcgtgctcccccccatttaaacaccacggcggggtgtttaaatttgggggtggggaggaagatcacccacctttgctgtctccccgccaggcagagagacagcaaagagagctcctgggcttccccttcctttctgggtgtttatatgggggggtgggcagatcgcccactttttctggcaccttttttttaaaaaaagccaagcacaatatcccacgtactgcgcttgcgcgagtgtggaatgccatctcaaaaaatgaggtccggttgagacctctgatcaactaGTGaagggaccaacgctgcttagaactgaaggatggagggatgtctgatcaggaaattcgttgtaaaaaagctgtggtATAGTAGCgacaggttagggatggatttaatggtgaatgTGACTGCGGCCCACAAGACGCACAGTAGTACTGACACCCAGTAGGTAAGAGTCCAAGTGCCATTTCTGTCCTGTAGAAAGGAGCTACTCATGAGTGCTGACCAATTTCCTGCAAAGTCCAGTGATGCAGTATGTGCAGTTGTTCAAGCATCAGTGGGTCTTCTGGTTTAGTACACAACCTCAGGATGGCTTTGAAAGGGCCAAATCCAGAATGAATGAATGGTTCAAGGCCCTTGAGACTTGTTATTTTTAGAGGCTTTTCAGATTGCTCAGCAAGCAAATTGTGTACTTTCTGCTCAGGTCTGGACAGCATCCCAATGTACTTAAGCCTTTGGAATGGCTGGTATTGCCTTTTTGTGCTTAATGTATGAATACAAGTTAATGCCAGGTAATAACTGTTATGTTCACAATATAAACATAGTTCTATTGTTGCTGATTTTCCTGAGTGTTCCCTGTCTCCAGATCCAGTAAAAATCAGGAAAGAAGTAATCTGGAATAGTTACTACTCTGATTAATTTTACAAATTTGCCAGAATTAGGGGATGAATCTTTCCAACATAATATACTTGGATCTATGTAGCAGAAGCACGCCAACCtgatagggtttccagctctagccagggaaattcctggagattttggggtggtgtCTGTAAAGGGGGGAATTTGGGAAGGGATTTCACTTAGAATCTAAGTGTTTGCTCCCTGAAGCTgtcgttttctccaagggaaccaaggctttttttgtagcaggaactcctttgtatattaggctacacccccctgatgtaaacCCTCTAAGAGTTTATAGTaggtcctggaggattggctacatcggggtgggtgggggggtggggatgtagcctaatatgcctaatatgcaaaagagttcctactacaaaaaaagccctgaaggaaattgatctctttagtctgaagatcagctgtaattccaggaaaactccaagtcccacctggaggttaacatTCCTACTACCTGGATAAGATGTGTCTATCTGTTATTCTAAGCAATGAGGCATTTGACAAACTGTTATTGTGCTCAGGAAGAGAGAGCccggaaagaagaagaagaggctcGGAAGAGAGCTGAAGAGGAGGCCAGGAAGAAAAAGGCTTTCTCTAACATGCTTCATTTTGGAGGATACCTGCTGAAGGTATCAATCTAGGCTGGATGTTTTTGTTGCCTTCATTATATACTTAATATTTTCCAGATTCTCACAATCCATATACAAGTAATTAGGATGTTGCATAGGAATGTTCTTTTTACTGTAAGGCCATCATTCTCTAAAATGCCCTAGCATATTCTAATTCCTTTATAcggtgtcaaactgatttgttacaagggccagatttgacatcaGTGTTagtttgttgggctgggccatgtgtgccttaAAAAGTAATGCCAAGTACAAGaggcataaactttataaaggccatAGACAAACCTGATTAAGCAATTGATTGCTAGCAGTGAAAGgaattgatttactggggaatTCACAAAACTCTGACTCTCCCAGATTCCCCTAACCCCAGTTCTCAGCCCTCCTGCATTTCTCACAGAAGCAGTGAGGCTGAGGGGAAGGTCTGATAGAGAGCCTGTTTCCAAAACCTCCAGGGTGTGGTTTTTGACCTTCCACAACCCCTTTTCCCTGATGGGCTGAGAACAGCACCTGTTGCTTGCAGTgtagataagagccctggatgagctggttctggcccatgggctgtATGTTGAACACCTCTGCAGTGTATGAGTTCTCATTGAGGTGGGGTGGAGAATATGATTAAGCTTAAGAAACACTGGTGCTGATCATATGAACTGGGTTTTTTTAGACAGAGAAGAAAAGTGGGAAAAAACAAACGGAgcgggaaaagaagaaaaagatcctCAGTGAGCGGCGGAAACCTCTGAACATTGATCACTTGAATGAAGATAAATTGAGGTAGGGATGTAGAAGTTTTTTTCAATGTTTATAAATATTCATTTTGTTATTGTGTTATTTAGTATGTGATTTCACTGGGAATGGTTTTGAGGAGAAACACATTGACATTTTGTTTTCCACCCAATTTGAACAACATTTTTAGGGATTGCAAGGAATGCTCCCTGCCAGATTTCAGGCAGGTCAGAGAAAGGATTTACCCTGTTTAAGTCTTTATGAAAGATGCACTCTTAAATGGCTTCACTGTATGAGCTTCTGCTGATGCAATGACTGAGGACAATAAAGCCTTCACTTTAAGAGAAATTCTCTAGGCAGCTTACAGTTTAATGAAACACAAATAATGAACCTCATATCGAAAGCTCTTTTCAGACCCACCTGCCAACATAAGGTTGTGTCCACATGACACCATTTGGGATTACAAATTATGTGACATTATGCCCTTCCAAGTAGTTTTATCCACACTTGATTTAATTTACAGCTATCTTTCCTGGGTAGTTTTAACTTTCAGGAGACCAGCAAGTGGAGGACTTATCCTAAAGTGATGTGGGGAACTTACCCTAATGGTGCTGTGATGTAGATTCCAGCTATATAACTAGAAGTGCCATCACTGCATCAATGGatgcagagtggctcacaatctgtttgttatcttcctcccctacaacaaacaccctgtgaggtaggtggggctgagattcacagaagctgccctttcaagtacatatttgtgagagctatggctgacccaaggccattccagaagctgtaagtagaggagtaggaaatcaaacccgattctccctaTCTCATATTAGTACCAACTGCCTAGGAACTGACcgctttggagaaaggaaaatactACATGATCCtgcctgaatagatgaagtagcacTATTGTGATTTTATATGattgttttacttttttttaacACCATTTTAACATTGTTTGTCTTATGTGGTTAGCTGCCTCGAGTCTTCGTAGaatggacgggatataaatctaatgtaataaataaataaaaagagtctgcgcatttaaccactacaccaaactggctctgtaaggTTGCAATAATGGTTGCAGATAGCACACATTCAATTATCACACAAATTCTGTCCCAGGAAGAGGCAGCATTATTGGCATTCACACCTAAGGATATAAAGCAAATTTTAGGATGTCATACCACTAGAGGGGGCCCTGAGCACACACAAACAGAGTAAATTAGCACATAAAGGATGTGGCAGTAAACTCACTGTCTCAATGTTGTTCAGGTCATTTAAAATTTGCCAGAGGGCCCAGGCCTGCTAAGGGATCAGTATCAGACCCTGTGAAATTGGAATATAAAGAACTAAAATAtacttaatttaaaaataaacgAAGTATAAAATATGTGAATGGGCTGAAGAATGATTAGTTGACAGACAGGACTTTAAAGAATCTTTCTGATTTAGGTACGCTCTTGTTGAACTCTCACTACAGTGTCCTTAAAAGGCATAAACTCTAAGTATGCTCACACACACAGGAAGATATAAATAAGTTTATACACATATGCACACAATATACTCACACTCTTGTATACTGTATGAAATTAATATGTTAAATAGTACAGTACATTGATTTACTTGTATCATGCCGGCATATATATATCACACTCTTTTGTATGAGTATCATGCTGTTATGCTTAAGAAGCACATGTGCACAACATGGCATTGGCCACCATCTTGATTAATGCTACATGTTTTCACTTTAGGGATAAAGCTAAAGAACTGTGGCAGAGCATTCATGATATTGAAGCTGAGAAATTTGACTTGCAAGAGAAATTCAAGCGGCAGAAATATGAGGTCAGTCTGAATGTCTGTTGGATACCTGTTCTTTTTCTGCTCCTGGTTGTGTGAAGAGTAGCTGAATGTGCTGCTAAgatgaaaaggggggagggaatatgTTCTGTCAGCATTTTCAATTGCATTCCCACTGGTGAATTTCTTTTGGACATTGCATTGAAAAAAGGGGAAAGTATTCATCTACTCAAAATGAAGTTAATGCTTCTTGAAGGCTGCTTCATTTGCATTCAGTTCTGAGAGCACACAGACAAATCTGattggctgcaaagtgccatgGCATCATCTCATTACTGACACAATTTCTAGTTGTCTGGGATCAGAGTTTGACAGGAAGCCCTGCTCTTTTCCCCAGTTCACTTCATTTGGCCTCACTGATCATATCATTTAACCAGATATGTTGGGATGCAAAAGTTTGTGATGCCATCTCATTCATTATACCACCCCCTACTGGCTGGGGTTGTCCTCTTTCTAAGAAAAAAGATGACCCAGTAAGTGGAAGGAAAATAATAGCAGTGCAGcagcggggtgggggtgagggaggaaTGACGGCACAAggcagtcttttttaaaaaggtaacatTCTCATACTTAGAGGCTTTCAAAAAGGTATCTTTTCCCCTTTGGAAGAGCTGCTTTAAATGGTCAAGTATTGACTGAAGACCTACTTTCTACTTTCATTCATATATGGTAACTTTCTTTTTAGTCCCTGCTAAAAATAAGGGCAGAGAGGCATAACTGATCTGGCTTATCTTGCCTTATCTCAGTTTATAACCTACATCAGATGTCAAAACTATTTCTTCTGAAATGAATAAATAACTGAAGTCTTCTATGGAAGAAATGGCATGACATCGGTCTATGTCTCTTGAAGGTTCAACTTGTGTTCTAGTGTCTCTCACAAACCCTACTATAATCTGCAATATGGACTCCGACAAAGCTGAACTGAATCAATTTGCTCTTGATAGTAAATAGACCAAGGAGATCACACTTGTTTTTTTGTCTGTTGGTGCCCTCATGGTTGAAATGAATTAAATACTGCCTCAGCAATCTGCACTAGAACTGACTCTCACTATCTGTTTAAATTTCTCATGAATTATAATAGCAATAGGCTCCAGGATATCTTAACCCTCCTGTGATGATTTGAAGCCCTCTTTAGATTGATTGGTTACTCTAAAAGGCCAGCAGAAAAAATATCTTGATGGAAGGGAGCAGACTTCACACCATCCCCTC is a window from the Heteronotia binoei isolate CCM8104 ecotype False Entrance Well chromosome 2, APGP_CSIRO_Hbin_v1, whole genome shotgun sequence genome containing:
- the TNNT2 gene encoding troponin T, cardiac muscle isoform X2, giving the protein MPNLVPPKIPDGERVDFDDIHRKRMEKDLNELQALIEAHFENRKKEEEELISLKDRIEQRRAERAEQQRIRSEQEKERQARLAEERARKEEEEARKRAEEEARKKKAFSNMLHFGGYLLKTEKKSGKKQTEREKKKKILSERRKPLNIDHLNEDKLRDKAKELWQSIHDIEAEKFDLQEKFKRQKYEINVLRNRISDHQKVKG
- the TNNT2 gene encoding troponin T, cardiac muscle isoform X1, with the translated sequence MPNLVPPKIPDGERVDFDDIHRKRMEKDLNELQALIEAHFENRKKEEEELISLKDRIEQRRAERAEQQRIRSEQEKERQARLAEERARKEEEEARKRAEEEARKKKAFSNMLHFGGYLLKTEKKSGKKQTEREKKKKILSERRKPLNIDHLNEDKLRDKAKELWQSIHDIEAEKFDLQEKFKRQKYEISILTARCDELSKYSKAARGKPVVGGRWK